The following is a genomic window from Phycisphaeraceae bacterium.
AGCCGCAAGCCGACGTCAAAAGGGACGCGGAGGTAAAGGAGATCTTCGCGCTCTCATACCACACGCTCGACCATTACGGATTCCACGCGCTGGAAATGGTGCAGTGTCTTGTCGAGCGGCGAAAGGGCGGCGAAACAGGAATTCGTGCGGTGCAATGTCTCAGTGATGATGCGGCGTGGGAAGCGTTTGACAAAAACGTATTCGACAAAAAGCTCTACGAGGAGGCACTGGCGCGGCAGTCTCGCAATGGTTTTAATGGCAAGCACCCGCGCGAGTCTGTGCCGCATCCTGATCTTTTCATCATCGAGTATGCCGATGGGCTCAGGGCTTACGTGCTGACGCTAAATCCAGCGATCGGTGAGTGGTCGGTGGCATGGAGGAACGGTGATAGCTCTGTGCAGTCCACGCGATTTGTCACTCAGGAAGCGCGTCCAGCCATGCATTTCACGTTCCTGCTTAACGGCATCGAGCAAATGATGATCACAGGTCAGCCCGCCTGGCCGGTCGAACGTACGCTCATGACCAGTGGCTTGCTCGATGCGCTGCTGCAATCAAAAACACAGGGCGGTAAGCGGATTGAGACACCCTACTTGATGTTCAGCTATAAGAGTGATTGGAACTGGAAGCAGCCGCCCCCGGCCCCGCCTGGACGACCATTTACAGAGCAATAGCAATTATTGTTTAACGCCAGATTGCTGGAAGACATTCATCGCGGGCAGGATCTTTGCGTGGTAAGTTCAACCATATGCACCTTTCGTGTGTTTTCCCAGCACACGCAATAGCCGCTCGTCTGCGCCTTTCAGCACGTGGTCAGGCATTCGGTAATTCAGGAACGGGTAAAACTTCTGCGACACGAATCGCATCGAGTAGGACTGTTGGAGCAGGTAGCGAGTGCGGTTGCTGGTGTTAGGCGCTCCGCGGTGCCAGACTTGGGAGTGTTGCAGGTAGATGTCCCCTGCCTTGCAGAGAATGGACTGGCCGCCGCGACCTTCAAAAGTGGGATTCTTGAGGTCATTAGGTGCGCGGCCTGAATAGTGGCTGCGCGGAACGAATTGCGTCGGTCCGTATTGCTCCTCGTCAAGGTCGGTCAACGGAATCTGCACGTTGAGTACAAAGCAGGGAATGGTCAGTCGTGCATCGAAACGAGGCACGCTGTCGGGCATGTTCGGCCAGAGAAGTGCAGGAATATCCACGTGATAATTATCAATCGCACGACCCGGCGGGTTACGTACCACGTTATTGGCGATCAAATGGCAATCCGCACCGAGTATCGTTTCCATCAGCGAAATAATGGGTTCTCTGATGAGCATGTCTCGGAACAGGTTGTCCCACTCAAAGAGTCGAACCGCGATCCACTCGCCATAGATCGTGTCGGTGGTATGAACGCGTGGATCAGCGAAAACTCGATCCACCCTCTCGCGCAGTGCCGTGACATCTGTCGGCTTCAACATATCCTTGAGAAGCAGGCAACCCTCAAGGCGAAATTCGTCGACAAGTGCCTGGTTCTTTTCGGCGGAAAAGGGTTGTGATAAAGCGACAGGATTCGTAGTTGGCATGTTCAGGTCTCGCATGAACAGGAATCATTACGATCGCAGACAGTGTCCCTCGCGGTAGCTGGGGAGTTAAGGGATGGGCTAAGGCTTAGTCAAGACAGGCTGAGCGATGTCAGCAGGCTCGCTTCGGATCACCGGTTCCTTGATGCGCACCCCGTCGCTCCAGGTTCCCATGAAGCCTCCCTCGCTGGCGGCCCGTATAGCGTCATCCGCGTGTTTGTTGTCAAAGGCAGCGGCGCAGAGCGCATCAAACGGTCGCCAGTAGGCGTAGTAGTCCACGTAATTCGGTGGACGTTCCCACGAAGCAACGTGGTATTGATTTGCGGTACCGGCTTTTTTTTCAGCGGTGCTCGCCCATGCAGACGGCCCAGTCCCGTCGATTTCACGAGCTTCGTAGGACAGGTCAAGTGCCAATGGGGTTGCATGATGCATGACCACGCGCGGTCGGCCATGATCGTCACTTCGGAAAAAAAGATACCGCTTGTTTTCTTTCTTAACTCGCGTCGCTTCGTTGAAGATCCGTTGCGCGTCCGCATCACCCACAATGTCATCGAAATCCCCAGCACTGGTGATCAACAGTGTATCTGCAGAGATTTTTGATAAGTCAGCCAGCGGGAAGATTTCACTCCGTCCCGGCTGGACGCACATAACGGCGCGCGGGTGCGGCAGGTTTTCCTTATCCGCCAGCGCAGCCAAATTCGCCGCGAGCACTCCGCCGCACGAGTGACCAACGATGACGAATCGCTTTCGGTCGGGAGTGACGTGACCGGGCTGGTCGAGCGTTTTAAGTGCATTCTTGACGGATGTGAGCATGGCCTCGGTGAATGTATCACCTGGAGCCAGTAGATCCGCCTGGTATCGCGGAAAGATGACGATGTTTCCACGCTTTGCCAGATGATCTATCCACGCGCCGTAGGTTCGCGGGTTCATCTGCCCCCAGCCGTGAAGAAAGACGATGACCGGAGCAGTCTTTGGTACAGGCGATGCTGGTTCGAAAAGCCAGTATTGCCCGTTGCCTTCATCATGCACGGACTTGGTGACGGCCGAATGGGCGTACTGTTTGCCGCCAGGTCCAGACGCGGGTTGCTGCGGCGCGGTGGGAGCATCACCACGCGCAGGAGAACCGTAGGTCAGCAGCAGGAGAACCAGCAGCAAAGGAAAGATAAAAGTGCGCCACTGACGTGTTTCAGCTCGCGGACGAGGCGTGCCTGGAACAAGCGCTGTTGCCGATCGAGGTGACGATGCTGCGGTGCGGCTGTTCATGGTTCGGCTGTTCGTGCTGGAGACGCCGTTTGTCGTGCAACCAGCTATTTTACCTTCCCAATCTTTTGTGGATTATCATGGATCAACGCCTATGCGCACCTCGTCTCGCCGCAAGTCGATCCGCATTGCCCATCAAGTCGGTAAAACCATCGGCTCCGCGGTGGACGTGACCACCGACCTGGCGACCGACCTTATGGGTATTCCGCGGCTGCGAAAACCCAATATCGGCGCCCCGCCGGGTATTGACTCATCTCAGCTTAAGACGCTTCCCAGCACAGATGAGTTGGTCCACATTACCTGTACTGATTACGCGCCCGAAAAAGTACAGGTTCAGACAGTCGAGGATCTGGAAGATTTTGTTGTCCATCATCGCCCAGACTGGTCTGTGGTCCGCTGGGTCAATGTGGACGGTCTGACAAATATGACGGTCATTCAGGCACTGGCGGAGAAGTACGACCTGCATCCGCTGGCGATTGAGGATGTGCTCCACATCCCGCAGCGACCGAAGGTGGACGTTTATGGCGAAGGGCCGTCCGGCGAGTCACAGACACCTGCGAGGCTGTTCATCATCGCCCGAATGCTTGAACTCAATGACCACAAGCTCTGCCGCGAGCAGATCAGCATATTTGTAGGCCACCGCACAGTCATCACGTTTCAGGAGTCCAAGGGTGATGTGTGGGATCCGATCCGTGCGAGGATCCAGAAGCCAGGCTCGCAACTGCGACTGAACGGCGCTGGGTTTCTCGCCTATTCACTGCTCGACGCGATTATCGACCACTGTTTTCCGATCCTGGAATACTACGGCGATCGACTCGAAGAACTGGAGGAGATCGTTTACGACAAGCCGACACCCGCCGTCGTGCATCAAATCCATCAGCTTCGCCGTGAACTGCTGTTGATCCGTCGTGATATCTGGCCGATGCGTGAAGTTATACACACGCTCCAGCGAGAGCCTCACGAATGTATGAGCGATACGACTCGCACCTATCTCCGCGATGTGTACGACCATACAGTGCAGATCATCGACCTGATCGAGACCTATCGAGAAATGGGCACCGGACTGACCGAGGCCTACATGTCATCGCTTTCGATCCGCATGAACGAGACGATGAAGGTGCTGACGATCATCGGCACGATCTTTATTCCGCTGACTTTTCTCGCGGGAGTTTACGGAATGAATTTTGATTACATGCCTGAGATTAATTGGCTTCGAGCATATCCGTGGTCATATCCGATCGGTTTTTGGGTGATCTGTGCCGCGATCTCAATAGCACTGGTGGTGTGGTTTAAAAGGCGCGGATGGATTTAGACATATCGGGTTTGAAAAGGAGCAGGACTTCAATCAGCCGGATGATGTTCGACTTTATTTTTGTATAGCGGCTATCTCTCCAACGCTGCCGCAATTCCCATCCCGCCTCCGACACATAACGTCGCCAGAGCGTGTCGTGATTCTCCGCGAGCGATGCGGTGCGCGAGGTGAACCATCAATCGCGCACCGCTGGCCCCTATCGGGTGGCCAAGCGAGATTGCGCCGCCGTCGGGATTAGTACGGTCGGGATCCAAATCCAATTCTTTGATACACGCCAACGCCTGTGCAGCGAAGGCCTCATTAAGCTCGATGGTGTCGAAATCGTTGAGGTTGAGTCCAGCAGTAGCGCAGAGTTTACGTGTTGCGTGGACCGGACCCAGTCCGAATAGTCGCGGCTCGCAGCCCATCGATGCGCTGGCGACAAATGTTGCCATGGGTTGCCAGCCTTCGCGCTTCGCGGTGTCTTCATCACACAGCACGAGCATGGCTGCGCCATCGTTGATACCTGAAGCATTTCCCGCGGTGATTGTGCCGTCAGCTTTGAAAACAGGTTTGAGTGTTTTAAGTTTCTCAAGTTGTGTGTTTGGTCGCGGGTGCTCGTCGCGGTTCAAGCCATCCACTTCGACCAACTCGTCGGCTAACCGGCCTTCTTCATCAGCTTGTGCATAGCGGCGCTGACTCTGAAGCGCAAAAAGATCTTGCGCCTCGCGCGTGATTTCATACTTCTGAGCAAGAGTCTCTGCGCCAAGCCCCATGTGTTCGTGGTCAAAAGCATCGCACAATCCGTCACGCAGAATCGTGCAGGTCAAAGCCTGAGGCTGTGGTTCGAGAATCGGCTTACCTTCCGCAGAGCGTTTGGCGAGGAACGGTGCGTTTGACATGGACTCGGTGCCTCCACAGAGCACGATTTTTGCGTCACCAGCTCGGATGGCTTGCGCTGCGAGGACGACAGCTTGAAGTCCCGAGGCACACATCATGTTGACGGTGTAGGCTGGCACCTCGATTGGTATGCCCGCACCAACCGCTACTTGTCGGGCGATATTCTGGCCGGCTCCGGCTGCAAGAACATTACCGATAACGACAAGATCAATTTGATCCGCCGTGATGCTCGCCGTCGTAAGTGTCGCGTGAGCAGCAGCAACACCGATCTCTACGCTACTGCGTCGAGACAGCGCGCCGAGGTAGCGACCTTGAGGCGTTCGTTTGGCTGCAATGATGACAATTCGTGACATAGGCGGCATGGGCGTTGCCCACGATAGCTCCTGAATACCATCGGGTTACTTCAACAGAAAACGTGCTTCGGCATATCTCGGATATTGCGCACGATAGGGCGGAAAGACATCTGGCCGAAGATGTCGCGATCAAGATCAATACCCGGTGCGACCTCAATGAGTTCAATGCCGTTACCGGTCAGACGAAATACAGCCCGCTCGGTGACGTAGATTACTTCCTGTCCGATTTCACGCGAGCGGAGAGCACTGAAAGAAAGTTGCTCCACACAATCGACAAATTTTCGCACCTTACCTTCGCGGACAATGCGGAGTTGATGATTTTTCACGACAACTTCCAATCCGCCGGTGGTGAAAGTGCCGCAAAAGACCAGCCGCCGAGCGGTCTGTGAGATGTTGACGAAACCGCCGACACCAGTGACGTGCGGACCGAATTTGGAGACGTTGACATTGCCGGCACTGTCGATTTGCGCCGCGCCAAGTGCTGCGAAGTCGAGTCCACGACCGTCATAGAAGTCGAATTGTGCGGGTTGGTCGATAATCGCGTGAGGATGGACTGAAGCGCCAAAAGATAAGCCGCCTGCGGGCATCCCTCCGATAGGCCCGCTTTCCACTGTCAGGGTGAACGTGTGCAGTAAACCACGCTCTGCTGCGATCCGCGAGACTCCTTCGGGCATTCCGATGCCAAGATTGGCGATCGCGCCGGGTGGTAGTTCATCGCACGCACGTGCCGCAATAATCCGACGTTCGTCGAGCGGCAGGGGATCAGGCGTGACCACGTGCCCAGCCACCGCGCTGCAATAGGCAGGATTGAAAGTTTCCGCAAAAGTCTGCTCGTGATCGTTTTCATCCGCCAGCACGATGCGGTCTATGAGGACGCCGGGAACGCGAACCTGATGCGGCGGAGCGGGTTTATCAAGGAGTCGCCTGACCTGTGCGATGACCAGACCGCGAGCGGGCAGCCCCGCATGTCCGTGCGGAGTCCCGTCCGGGGATTTATCCGAGATACCCGCGGAATTGTGAACTGCCTGTGCGATGGCAAGGACTTCGCCAACGAGTGCTTCCTCATCGAGCACGAGATTACCCAGCGGATCAGCCGCCGTGCCGCGTATCAATCCGACGTGAATTGGAAAAGATTTGTACCAAAGCCAGGTTTTGCCACCCAGTTTGATTCGTTCGACAAGTTTTGAGCCATCGGCAACCAATCTGGCCGCGAGATCATTGAGACAGCCGGACTGCTGGTCCGGGTCAATGTAGGTGCCTAAGCCGATGTGGGTGATACAACCTGGCCGTCCTGCTGCGATATCGCGGAAGAGCTGGCACACCACACCTTGCGGGAAATTGAATGCCTCGAGCTTTCCTTCCGCAGCAAGCTGGCCAAGCTTCGGCGCAAGGCCCCAATGCCCGCCAATGGCACGACGAATCAATCCTTCGTGTCCAAAGTGATTAAGTCCCCGCTGTTTCCGGTCACCCTGTCCTGCTGCGTAAACGAGCGTGAGGTCACGGGGGTGATGCTGTGCGAGAAACCGTCGCTCAATCGCAGCACTGAGTGCTTCAGGATGACAGGCTCCGACAAAGCCACCAGAAGCAACCGTTGCGCCGTCAGGAATCAACGCGACAGCTTCGTCAGCAGTGCAGAGGAGTTGTTGCAGGCGTGATTTCATGCGCTGAGTCCGCAACGATACTTCGTTGATAGGAATTCGAAAAGGAAAATACTACCGTTATCCAAACCACCCGCCGTTGATATGGACGGTATGGCCATTTACATAAGACGCCAGATCGCTGCACAGGAATAGGATCACGCCCGCGATCTCGTCGGGCTCTCCAAAACGACCAAGCGGAATATTGACGAGCATCTGGGCACGCGCATCCTCGGGGATCGATTTTCCCATATTGGTGAGCACGACACCCGGGGCGATGGCGTTGACGGTGATACGGCGTTTGCCAACTTCACGGGCCGCGACGCGCGCCATGGCGGCGACGCCCGCCTTGGCGGCCGCGTAGTTTGATTGGCCGAAGAAACCGATTGATGACGCGATCGAGGAAATGTTGACCACACGTCCGCCGTCACGCATGACCTCAAGCCCAGCCTGCATGGTGTGGAACACGCCGGTAAGGTTAGTGTCGATGACGCTTTGCCACTCATCCTCAGTCATTTTTTTGATCGTGCGGTCACGGAGGATCCCCGCATTGTTGACCAGTATGTCGATCCCTCCGAAACGAGACTTGGCTTCAGCCATCATGGCTCGAACTTGTGCAGGATCACGGACATCAGCGGGTGATGTGATGGCTCGCTGTCCCAGGTTGCGGACAACATCCTCAGCTTTGTCGCGGTTACTGCCGGAAGGATCGTTGAAGTAATTAACGATGACCGTTGCGCCAGCCCGATGAAGCATCGTCGCGGTTGCACGGCCTAAGCCCTCACCCGCGCCAGTGATCAACGCAACCTTACCCGTCAGATCAATAGGAATCATGCGCGGTGATTGTCGGCTACCGCGTGCCGCTTGTCGATTCGGCGAAATCCCGTGTCACAAAAATTGAATTTACGTCAGGGCTTCGTGGCGTCTCGATGCTCGACAGGCGCATGCGACCTGGCAAAAGACTTGCGTGCTTCCATCCAGAGGCCCAGGCCGATCAGGCCGAGTCCCACGCCGGAGAGACCGCCATGAAAAAGTACGCCGCCGTTGGGATTAAGCGTTGCGTAGAGAATTGTGCCAGCAACAATAAGCCATGCTGCATAAGTAAAAATCGATTTCATGATTGCCTCCAAGAATGGAATAGGCCCCTGAACCTTCAAACCCCCGGAATCGTTTGATGCACCTCTAGCATTCCATTCACCAGCAGAAGATATGGCTCGCACGGTTGCAAGTGAAAATCATGAATTAAGGAAAAATACGAAACAAGGTCCGAAAAAATCGAGATTAATACAAAAAAAGCCCGGACAGGTATCTGTCCGGGCTTGACTCTAGTTTAATTCTCAAGTTTTCAGAGGTGATCAAGCAAGCAGTAACAGGTATCTCGTTGAATGCCTCTTGTCTCTATATTTTACTTCGGGCTGAATGGGTGCTTGGCACTGTCTTTCTTGCTCACCATTTCCTGAGCACTCGGCTCACTCTTCATAGCGCGGGCGATGGAGAGTTTGGTAGCCTGGTAGTTGTAGTCATAGATTTTCTTGTCGTCTTCAGCCTGCCAGTGGATGAACACACCACAAATGATTACGTAGTCCTCACACTTATCACGCGGGATCACACCTTCGGCGACGCTGTCGGCGACGGCTTTGGCGACGGCTGCCTGCGCCGGGCCGAACATCTGCACAGCCTGCTTGGCGCCTTTGATAGTTACCTTGGTAATCATCACGGTCGCGGGTTTAACTGCGAGGTTTGGTGTAAGCACCGCCAGCAGATTGGAGTGCCCCTGTTTCTGGTCCGCCAGAGCCTGAGCGAAGGCGTGGCCGACCGGCCCCGACTTGTCACCAATGAGCAGGTCAATATGCGCAATCTCGTTGCCGTCACCCGCAAGGGCTTCACCAATGAACATGGACATGTTTCTCTCCTATTAGGTAGGTAAGGGTTACTGAATCCAGTTTATGAAATCGTGTGGTTTGAATCTACCGAGCGGTTTTTGTAACGGGAAACGCCATAGCATGCAAACGAGATATTCCGGCTACCCCTTTCGCCCACAACAACAGAAGTAGTGACGAGTCCCCCACTATAATCTTTGTTTCATCGTCGGATCTACTGTTTTTAAGGATGCACCAATGAAAAAGCCTGCGATCCTTCTCCTCGCCTGTTTTGCCATTCTTGCATGTATCAGTCTGGCGCCAGCCAAGGACAATCTTGGCGATAAGCTCGACAAGCTCTTCGACAAGGCTGGCAACAAGACCAAAAAGGTTGTTGATAAAGTCGAAGCCAAAGTCAATGCAAAACTGGACGAGTGGATCGGCGAACCAACCGTCGCCATCGCAGGCGAACCTGATGGTAACGAATTAACACTCGTTGATAACCACCAGACGAAGGCAATTGTTATTTGCTCCGCACCGGAAAAGAGCGTCGAAAAACAAGCGGCGGATGATCTGGTCAAGTACATCAAATTGATGACTGGTGTTGAGGTCGCCCGTGCAGGCACCGCAGCGGAAGTAGCCGATGCGCTGAAGATGGACGCGGATCATCCGTTGATCGTCATCGGCTCAGCAGCTCTCAAAGCGGACCCTGATCTACAAAGGGAACTCGACAAGGTTGCAAAAAAATCGCCGACGCTTCGTGCGGATGCCATTGTGCTCAAACGCAAAGGCAATCGTGTCTATGTCGCAGGAAATCACGATGAGTCGCACTATTACGCGGTGGCGGAATTACTCTCCCGCTGGGGCTGTCGATGGTATCTACCCAGTGAGTTTGGCGAGTGCATTCCTGAAGTATCCGCGCTGAAGGTTGGCAAGCTGAATTATGCCTTTGGTTCGCCCTTTGAAGTGCGCGAGTTCTGGATTTCATGGAACGGCGAATCAGCGGGTCAGCGGGATTTTCAGCTCCGTAATTTCATGAACAATCAGGGCGTCAGCGGCGGGCATATTCTCGCTTCATACACCAAGGACCTCATCCCTCCCGGCAAGACACAGTGGAATATCCCTATTGCAGACGCGAAGACCGCTGAGCACGTCGCAAATCATCCGGAAGTGCAGAAAAATTTTGCTGCGGGTAAGGATTTTTCGCTGGGTATGGAGGACGGTCTGTATGAATCCGATTCGAAACGTGACGCAGAGCTTCAGGCCGGCCTCACGGACAAATATTTCATCAGCAACACGCTCACTGATAACTTCATGGAACTTTACAACCAGGTCGCGCAGCGACTGCTGGCCAAGTATCCCAACAGCAAGTCGCATATAGGGTTTCTTGCATATTCCAACATCACCATCCCGCCACAGCGACAGATCGTCGCCGCCAAACCTCTGGTTGCCAGCCTCGCACCGATTGATATTGATCCGAACCATGGCATGGATGATGCGCGGTTTCCTTCCGTGCGGGAATACAAGGAAATGGTTTACCGTTGGTCGGAAGTGATGCAGGGCAGGGTGTTCATATACGACTACGACCAAGGCATGCTCGTATGGCGCGACTTACCCAATCCGTCCATCGGTGCTGTAAAACAGAACATGAAAATCTACCGTGACGCGGGGATTCTTGGCGTCAGCACCGAAAGTCGATTGGCGATCGCCACCACATTTCTCAATCTTTATGTCCGCGGCCAGACGATGTGGAATCCCGATGTGGATGTCGATGCGTTGTTGGCAGATTTTTATCCAAAGTTTTATGGTCCCGCAGCTGAACCAATGTCCCGCTATTGGGGACGACTTTTCAAGGCCTGGGACGACACGATCGTTACCGAGCATGAGTTTTTTGTTATTCCCGCGATCTATACGCCGGAGCTGGTCGAGGCACTTCGAAAGGATCTCACCGAGGCGGAGGAGACCATGAAAGATGCGTCACGCAGACTCAATCATCCTCCGCGTGACTGGAAAAAATATGAGGAGCGCATGAGATTTACCCGCTTGAGCTTCAACCTCATCGATCAATACACAGAGATGTGGCACGCTGCTGCCACCGAAGGCGATTACAAAAAAGCAGTTGCCTGGGGTGATAAAGCGGTTGCAACCCGGATGGAGCTGGGCACGATGAATAACACGTTCACCACGCGCGTCATCCCAACGATGCCAGCGCCTGAAACCAAGGAAGGCGGCCCCGCGTGGCTGCTCGGTGAGGTGGAGCAGTACCGCAAGCTTGCTGAGCTCACGGATGGTCCAAAGGGGAAACTGATTATGAAACTTCCCGTGGATTGGAGCTACCGCCGCGATCCTCACGATACCGGCGTCGTCAGCGGGTTTGCGTATAAGCCGGCGGACCTGTCCTATTGGAAAGAACACGGTCAGGAATTGGTTGGCTATGCACGGAAGGACTACCCGACCACGCAATGGGAGATGATCCGCACAGATCTTTACCCGCAAGCTCAAGGTATCCTGCACCCGGACGGGCAGAGTTTTACAGGTAATCACTGGTATAAAACCACGCTCAAACTCGACGCCAGTCAGGCTCAGGGTAAGCTGCATGTGCGCTTCCCGGGCATATTCAATTCCAGTTGGTTGTATGTGAATGGCTATCTGGTGAGCTACCGGCCGCAATTACCTTTATGGTGGGCTAATGACTATGGATTTGAATGGGATGTGGATGTGACGGGTAAACTCAAAGCCGGCGAGAACACGATCACGGTGCGCTGTCTGAACCCGCACCACTTTGGGGGCATGTATCGTCGGCCATTCGTGTATCGCGAAAATTGATCAACCACAATGATGCAAGGCAGTGAACGTGTTTGATGAGCTGGTTACACGTCCACGACTTCCGGTATCAGCTTTGACCAGATTTCATACGCTTTTTTCCCGGCGCGCAATGTTCGCAGCGGGTAGCAACCGCTAGCGTCGTAGAGCCTGAGTTTTGCATGGGTGAGCTGGTCGCCCAGGTCTTTGTATTCGGGATAGTTCGGGGCATCCTGTCGCAGGTCAGGTGTTACCGCCAACAGGGTGTCGGGCACTTTGCGATTAGTCGTCGGATAGTTGATATATCCGCCACCACCGCCGTTGACGAAAGCGTAGAACGAATCGAAGGCAGTGCCGTGTCCGCGGTAACTGCTTGTGATGTCGGGAATTTTGCCGCGCAGTTTGCCTCCGTTAGCTGGATGCAAACAGATCCGTGCGCCGCCCATGACGCCAACACTCCATACATCCTGATAGTGACCGTCGTGACAGACGCCAACCGCCACCTCGACACCGGCGACCCGCTGAAGGTTGTATCCTCGACCATGCCACATTCCTTCTTCACAAACGTGAACCTTGGCCATGCGCGGGCCGAGCGTACCATCGGGTCGGACGAAGCGGTGGACGTTCAGCATCACCTCATCAATCTCCGCACCTTCCACCTCGCGGCCGGACACATACTCGGGATACCCGATCAGCGTGTACGGGGCCGCAGAAATACCGCTGACCGCTTTCTGAAAGCGTTCAAGCTCACGTCGGGTAAGCCGCATATCCGACAGCTCCGGGTGCCCGATACGCAGACCCGTGAGCGATGTTTCCGGCGTCATGAGGATCTGGACACCCGCTGCAGCAGCCTGTCTTACACCCTCGATCAGTGAATCCACGTTCCGGGCGGTGCTCGGTTTAGAGTCTTGCTTCCACACGCCGAGATTGATGAACTCCGGCCGAGGTCGAGCAGGTCCCGTGATTGTCAGATGCGACAGCGAATACTCGCCCGGCCCCTTGAGACTGAACATGAAAAGTGATTCGGGCAGGAAATCGATCTGGCGAACCGTTGCAGCAGGCTGTCCGTTGAGTAACAGCGTAATTGAGGATCCCGCGTAAGGCAGGCCGGGAAGTGTATCGTGCTGACGGATGAGCTTGAGATTATTGAATTTCGTCGTGACATTACCACTGAAGCGAGGTTGCTTTTTATGCGCCTCGTGTGTGTTGATCGTGGTTTGGCCGGTTGTGAGGTTTAACTCACAGGTGATGTACTCGAAACCAACCTGAAATCCGAAGCGAAAGACGCCCGA
Proteins encoded in this region:
- a CDS encoding DUF4838 domain-containing protein, producing MKKPAILLLACFAILACISLAPAKDNLGDKLDKLFDKAGNKTKKVVDKVEAKVNAKLDEWIGEPTVAIAGEPDGNELTLVDNHQTKAIVICSAPEKSVEKQAADDLVKYIKLMTGVEVARAGTAAEVADALKMDADHPLIVIGSAALKADPDLQRELDKVAKKSPTLRADAIVLKRKGNRVYVAGNHDESHYYAVAELLSRWGCRWYLPSEFGECIPEVSALKVGKLNYAFGSPFEVREFWISWNGESAGQRDFQLRNFMNNQGVSGGHILASYTKDLIPPGKTQWNIPIADAKTAEHVANHPEVQKNFAAGKDFSLGMEDGLYESDSKRDAELQAGLTDKYFISNTLTDNFMELYNQVAQRLLAKYPNSKSHIGFLAYSNITIPPQRQIVAAKPLVASLAPIDIDPNHGMDDARFPSVREYKEMVYRWSEVMQGRVFIYDYDQGMLVWRDLPNPSIGAVKQNMKIYRDAGILGVSTESRLAIATTFLNLYVRGQTMWNPDVDVDALLADFYPKFYGPAAEPMSRYWGRLFKAWDDTIVTEHEFFVIPAIYTPELVEALRKDLTEAEETMKDASRRLNHPPRDWKKYEERMRFTRLSFNLIDQYTEMWHAAATEGDYKKAVAWGDKAVATRMELGTMNNTFTTRVIPTMPAPETKEGGPAWLLGEVEQYRKLAELTDGPKGKLIMKLPVDWSYRRDPHDTGVVSGFAYKPADLSYWKEHGQELVGYARKDYPTTQWEMIRTDLYPQAQGILHPDGQSFTGNHWYKTTLKLDASQAQGKLHVRFPGIFNSSWLYVNGYLVSYRPQLPLWWANDYGFEWDVDVTGKLKAGENTITVRCLNPHHFGGMYRRPFVYREN
- the fae gene encoding formaldehyde-activating enzyme; translation: MSMFIGEALAGDGNEIAHIDLLIGDKSGPVGHAFAQALADQKQGHSNLLAVLTPNLAVKPATVMITKVTIKGAKQAVQMFGPAQAAVAKAVADSVAEGVIPRDKCEDYVIICGVFIHWQAEDDKKIYDYNYQATKLSIARAMKSEPSAQEMVSKKDSAKHPFSPK
- a CDS encoding 3-oxoacyl-ACP reductase FabG → MIPIDLTGKVALITGAGEGLGRATATMLHRAGATVIVNYFNDPSGSNRDKAEDVVRNLGQRAITSPADVRDPAQVRAMMAEAKSRFGGIDILVNNAGILRDRTIKKMTEDEWQSVIDTNLTGVFHTMQAGLEVMRDGGRVVNISSIASSIGFFGQSNYAAAKAGVAAMARVAAREVGKRRITVNAIAPGVVLTNMGKSIPEDARAQMLVNIPLGRFGEPDEIAGVILFLCSDLASYVNGHTVHINGGWFG
- a CDS encoding alpha/beta fold hydrolase, whose translation is MNSRTAASSPRSATALVPGTPRPRAETRQWRTFIFPLLLVLLLLTYGSPARGDAPTAPQQPASGPGGKQYAHSAVTKSVHDEGNGQYWLFEPASPVPKTAPVIVFLHGWGQMNPRTYGAWIDHLAKRGNIVIFPRYQADLLAPGDTFTEAMLTSVKNALKTLDQPGHVTPDRKRFVIVGHSCGGVLAANLAALADKENLPHPRAVMCVQPGRSEIFPLADLSKISADTLLITSAGDFDDIVGDADAQRIFNEATRVKKENKRYLFFRSDDHGRPRVVMHHATPLALDLSYEAREIDGTGPSAWASTAEKKAGTANQYHVASWERPPNYVDYYAYWRPFDALCAAAFDNKHADDAIRAASEGGFMGTWSDGVRIKEPVIRSEPADIAQPVLTKP
- a CDS encoding phytanoyl-CoA dioxygenase family protein, which gives rise to MLKPTDVTALRERVDRVFADPRVHTTDTIYGEWIAVRLFEWDNLFRDMLIREPIISLMETILGADCHLIANNVVRNPPGRAIDNYHVDIPALLWPNMPDSVPRFDARLTIPCFVLNVQIPLTDLDEEQYGPTQFVPRSHYSGRAPNDLKNPTFEGRGGQSILCKAGDIYLQHSQVWHRGAPNTSNRTRYLLQQSYSMRFVSQKFYPFLNYRMPDHVLKGADERLLRVLGKHTKGAYG
- a CDS encoding thiolase family protein, with protein sequence MSRIVIIAAKRTPQGRYLGALSRRSSVEIGVAAAHATLTTASITADQIDLVVIGNVLAAGAGQNIARQVAVGAGIPIEVPAYTVNMMCASGLQAVVLAAQAIRAGDAKIVLCGGTESMSNAPFLAKRSAEGKPILEPQPQALTCTILRDGLCDAFDHEHMGLGAETLAQKYEITREAQDLFALQSQRRYAQADEEGRLADELVEVDGLNRDEHPRPNTQLEKLKTLKPVFKADGTITAGNASGINDGAAMLVLCDEDTAKREGWQPMATFVASASMGCEPRLFGLGPVHATRKLCATAGLNLNDFDTIELNEAFAAQALACIKELDLDPDRTNPDGGAISLGHPIGASGARLMVHLAHRIARGESRHALATLCVGGGMGIAAALER
- the corA gene encoding magnesium/cobalt transporter CorA; the protein is MRTSSRRKSIRIAHQVGKTIGSAVDVTTDLATDLMGIPRLRKPNIGAPPGIDSSQLKTLPSTDELVHITCTDYAPEKVQVQTVEDLEDFVVHHRPDWSVVRWVNVDGLTNMTVIQALAEKYDLHPLAIEDVLHIPQRPKVDVYGEGPSGESQTPARLFIIARMLELNDHKLCREQISIFVGHRTVITFQESKGDVWDPIRARIQKPGSQLRLNGAGFLAYSLLDAIIDHCFPILEYYGDRLEELEEIVYDKPTPAVVHQIHQLRRELLLIRRDIWPMREVIHTLQREPHECMSDTTRTYLRDVYDHTVQIIDLIETYREMGTGLTEAYMSSLSIRMNETMKVLTIIGTIFIPLTFLAGVYGMNFDYMPEINWLRAYPWSYPIGFWVICAAISIALVVWFKRRGWI